Proteins co-encoded in one endosymbiont 'TC1' of Trimyema compressum genomic window:
- a CDS encoding helix-turn-helix transcriptional regulator: MKKDLIRSKREQKGYTQEELAELAGCARQTINLIEAGNYSNPTFKALFKYL; the protein is encoded by the coding sequence ATGAAAAAAGACTTAATTAGAAGTAAAAGAGAACAAAAAGGTTATACACAAGAAGAATTAGCAGAATTGGCAGGATGTGCAAGGCAGACAATTAATTTAATTGAGGCGGGTAACTATAGTAATCCAACGTTTAAAGCTTTGTTTAAATATTTGTAA
- a CDS encoding type III pantothenate kinase encodes MFNKNKVIHNCFISSVVPKQSQVFSQIVEETLNLTPIFVDTTFKSNINIGLENPETLGNDRFANNIGAQSLYPNKHLLVIDFGTAITYDYINENGILSFGLITLGIESTLKSLSQNTAQLPQIEALQKKGFYTGKNTKESIAAGLYYSKIGEVNHIINSLK; translated from the coding sequence TTGTTTAATAAAAATAAGGTTATCCATAATTGCTTTATTTCTTCAGTTGTCCCTAAACAATCTCAAGTATTTTCTCAAATTGTAGAGGAAACATTAAATTTAACACCTATTTTTGTAGATACTACTTTTAAGAGTAATATAAACATTGGCTTAGAAAACCCAGAAACCCTTGGCAATGATCGATTTGCTAATAATATTGGTGCTCAAAGCCTTTACCCAAATAAGCATTTATTAGTTATTGACTTTGGAACTGCTATTACCTATGACTACATAAATGAAAATGGTATTCTGTCTTTTGGGCTTATTACTCTAGGCATTGAATCTACATTAAAAAGCCTTTCTCAAAATACGGCTCAGCTACCTCAAATTGAGGCACTTCAAAAGAAGGGATTCTATACAGGGAAAAACACTAAGGAAAGCATTGCTGCAGGACTCTATTATAGTAAAATTGGCGAAGTTAATCACATAATTAATTCTTTAAAATAA
- a CDS encoding MucBP domain-containing protein, with translation MSEKVGQNIIVKYVDESNIEIAPADILTGNVGTRHLQPKQR, from the coding sequence ATTAGTGAAAAAGTAGGTCAAAATATTATTGTTAAGTATGTAGATGAAAGTAATATTGAAATTGCTCCGGCAGATATTTTAACGGGTAATGTGGGGACACGCCATTTACAACCGAAGCAAAGATAA
- a CDS encoding DUF4064 domain-containing protein produces the protein MKRKTEFVLGIVAIVIAIIAIIISFVSLSAFESPMMLSALKSSGITDVNKYVADITNQTYISIVVCSVLSVIVLITSIMIKKDKSPLICGIIFLMCGVLGFFFGFGFCISNILVIVAGFLLILKKNKDEKLEYVKEGE, from the coding sequence ATGAAAAGAAAAACAGAATTTGTACTTGGAATTGTAGCTATTGTTATTGCAATTATTGCAATTATTATATCATTTGTAAGTCTAAGTGCATTTGAATCACCTATGATGTTATCAGCTCTAAAAAGTTCAGGTATAACGGATGTAAATAAATATGTTGCAGATATAACTAATCAGACATATATTTCTATTGTTGTATGTAGTGTTTTATCTGTTATTGTTTTAATAACATCAATAATGATTAAAAAGGATAAATCACCCCTCATTTGCGGTATTATATTTTTAATGTGTGGCGTTTTAGGATTCTTTTTTGGCTTTGGCTTTTGTATTAGTAATATTTTAGTTATTGTTGCAGGATTCTTATTAATCCTCAAAAAAAATAAAGATGAAAAACTAGAGTATGTAAAAGAGGGAGAATAA
- the mnmG gene encoding tRNA uridine-5-carboxymethylaminomethyl(34) synthesis enzyme MnmG, whose amino-acid sequence MANSKKYDVIVVGGGHAGCEAAYATAKMGLKTLLVTLSVETIALMPCNPSIGGSAKSHLVFEIDALGGLMGKIADKTAIQKRILNQGKGPAVHALRAQVNRFKYSRRMISFLEGVHNLAIVQGEVTALHVNNQTIKGIVLNTGLTYKAKSVILTTGTYLRSKVIIGDFEKNIGPNEITSTFELSENLHNLGFNTMRFKTGTPPRLDKRTLDYAKLEVQLGDADYYTFSFSENIVENPLPKIPCYLTHTSKETKKIIEKNLHRSPLLSGIIEGVGPRYCPSIEDKTIRFPDKNTHHLFIEPEGEDVNEMYLQGFSTSLPADVQEEMVHSITGLEKAHIMKLAYAIEYDVIHVEDLHLTLESKKIENLYFAGQINGTSGYEEAAAQGLIAGINSGLKLLKKESFILRRSESYIGVLIDDLVTKGTKEPYRMFTARAEYRLLLRQSNSDRRLTEKAYELDLINYAQFIAFKEKIMRINAEVERLKELSISLKNEAVKNLLKEKNSTPLQQGIKGGDLLKRPEIKYMDLERIFPPEVELSYKEKEEVELLIKYEGYIKKQIEQVEKFNKGEKKKIPHDLIDYNQVKGLPREAIDKLNQVKPISVGQASRISGITPADIQVLLIYLEHKRRS is encoded by the coding sequence ATGGCAAATAGTAAAAAGTATGACGTAATAGTTGTTGGTGGTGGTCATGCAGGCTGTGAAGCAGCCTATGCAACTGCAAAAATGGGACTTAAAACACTATTGGTTACATTAAGTGTTGAAACCATTGCTTTAATGCCCTGCAACCCATCTATTGGTGGTTCTGCTAAAAGCCACCTTGTTTTTGAAATAGATGCTCTAGGTGGCTTAATGGGAAAAATTGCTGATAAAACTGCTATTCAAAAAAGAATTCTAAATCAAGGTAAAGGACCTGCTGTTCATGCTCTTAGAGCTCAGGTTAATCGCTTTAAATATAGTAGAAGAATGATCTCTTTTCTTGAAGGCGTCCATAATCTAGCTATTGTACAAGGTGAAGTAACTGCTTTACATGTAAACAATCAAACAATTAAAGGGATTGTATTAAATACGGGCTTAACATATAAAGCTAAAAGCGTTATTTTAACAACAGGAACTTACCTTCGTTCAAAAGTGATTATCGGGGATTTCGAAAAGAATATTGGCCCTAATGAAATTACAAGTACTTTTGAACTATCAGAAAATTTGCATAATTTAGGTTTTAATACTATGCGATTTAAAACAGGAACCCCACCAAGACTCGATAAAAGAACGTTAGACTATGCTAAGCTTGAGGTACAGTTAGGAGATGCAGATTATTATACTTTCAGTTTTTCTGAAAATATAGTGGAAAATCCACTGCCTAAAATTCCTTGCTACTTAACCCATACCTCAAAAGAAACAAAAAAAATAATAGAAAAAAACCTTCACCGTTCGCCCCTTCTTTCAGGTATTATTGAAGGGGTAGGACCTAGGTACTGTCCTTCTATTGAAGATAAAACAATCCGTTTCCCAGATAAAAATACCCATCACCTTTTTATTGAGCCAGAAGGCGAGGATGTAAATGAAATGTATTTACAAGGTTTTTCAACTAGCTTACCTGCTGATGTTCAAGAAGAAATGGTCCATTCTATAACGGGTCTTGAAAAAGCCCATATTATGAAATTAGCCTATGCAATTGAATATGATGTTATTCATGTTGAAGATCTTCATTTAACACTTGAATCAAAAAAGATTGAGAACCTCTATTTTGCTGGTCAAATCAACGGAACATCAGGTTATGAGGAAGCAGCCGCCCAAGGATTAATAGCTGGCATAAACAGTGGTTTAAAGCTTCTGAAAAAGGAATCCTTTATTTTAAGACGCAGTGAAAGCTATATTGGTGTATTAATCGATGATTTAGTAACAAAAGGTACCAAAGAACCTTATAGAATGTTTACTGCTAGAGCAGAATATCGTTTGCTCTTAAGACAATCCAATAGTGATCGACGATTAACAGAAAAAGCCTATGAACTCGACTTGATTAATTATGCTCAATTTATAGCTTTTAAAGAGAAAATAATGCGCATTAATGCTGAAGTAGAACGTCTAAAAGAGCTTTCCATTTCGCTCAAAAATGAAGCAGTAAAAAATCTCCTTAAAGAAAAAAATAGCACACCATTACAACAAGGCATTAAAGGTGGTGATTTACTTAAAAGACCAGAAATAAAATATATGGATTTAGAAAGAATATTCCCTCCTGAAGTGGAGTTATCCTATAAGGAAAAGGAAGAAGTTGAGCTCCTTATAAAATATGAAGGATATATTAAAAAACAAATTGAACAAGTTGAAAAGTTTAATAAAGGAGAAAAGAAAAAAATCCCTCATGATTTAATAGATTATAATCAAGTAAAAGGGCTACCTAGAGAAGCTATAGATAAGTTAAATCAAGTTAAGCCAATTTCTGTTGGGCAGGCTAGTAGAATTTCTGGTATTACACCAGCAGACATTCAGGTGCTCTTAATTTACTTAGAACATAAAAGAAGGAGCTAG
- a CDS encoding helix-turn-helix domain-containing protein, with protein sequence MFHFFLSTFLVYVQLSGLLGVSKQSVSRYVNDQREMDYATIRKIVAIFNVTSEYLLGIDRNEEKIAESVEELSTREFRIPLVSHFIGEKPFLSDENVITYFRFACSVFGAGNFFFYRLGDEGRLYYHSAISQILLDQYVLIRRREKFFNGDVLAIVLEGSEKINIRRIKIKDTKLYFDLNGLGEELFFTIDDVGKRFRVIGKVISLIAAM encoded by the coding sequence ATGTTTCACTTTTTCCTGTCTACTTTTTTAGTATATGTCCAGTTAAGTGGTTTGTTGGGAGTAAGTAAACAATCAGTTTCTAGATATGTTAACGATCAAAGAGAAATGGACTATGCTACTATTAGGAAAATTGTAGCTATCTTTAATGTAACTAGTGAATATTTACTAGGCATTGATAGAAATGAAGAGAAAATAGCAGAAAGTGTTGAAGAATTATCAACTAGAGAATTTAGAATTCCCTTAGTGAGCCACTTCATAGGCGAAAAACCATTTTTATCAGATGAAAATGTTATAACCTACTTTCGATTTGCCTGCAGTGTTTTTGGCGCAGGTAATTTTTTCTTTTATCGATTGGGAGATGAAGGGAGATTATATTATCATAGTGCTATCAGTCAAATCCTTTTAGATCAATACGTATTAATAAGACGTCGAGAAAAATTTTTTAATGGAGATGTATTGGCCATTGTCTTAGAAGGTAGTGAAAAAATTAATATAAGGCGCATTAAAATTAAAGATACTAAGTTGTATTTTGATTTAAATGGCTTAGGTGAAGAATTATTTTTTACTATTGATGATGTGGGAAAAAGATTCCGTGTTATTGGAAAAGTGATTAGCTTAATTGCAGCAATGTAA
- the mnmE gene encoding tRNA uridine-5-carboxymethylaminomethyl(34) synthesis GTPase MnmE yields MEETTIANIITPLYESGVGIIRVSGSQALSIVDDLFTPVNQKRYSKKETFTIHLGYIKDQETVLDEVLLLLMKGPNSFTGEDIVEIQTHGNPFILDTILKLLLKKGATLSEAGEFTKRAFLNGRLDLSQGEAILDVIQAKNKKSLQMALNQLEGGLSSKVHNIEKDTLSMIGFLEASIDFPEDEIDSVFSKEDLKKTIHQIIKEINGLLETYHDGKILKEGITTVLVGAPNVGKSTLLNTLLKENRAIVTHIPGTTRDSIEEKTTIGDLILNLVDTAGIRDTEDAIEKIGVEKTYDYIEKSQLILFLLDSTKTVSNEEQQLLDKIKKMKKHYLILNTKIDLAKNTDNLIENSLPISAKDNLGIKDLENAIKKIFLHKNEENIYLTNYRYYEALEKSKKAYLQALEALESAMPYDLVSIDLKEAFEALGIITGTALQENLLNEIFSKFCIGK; encoded by the coding sequence ATGGAAGAAACAACAATTGCAAATATTATTACACCTCTTTATGAAAGTGGCGTTGGTATTATTCGAGTAAGTGGCAGTCAGGCCTTATCAATCGTTGATGACCTCTTTACCCCTGTCAATCAAAAACGCTATAGTAAAAAGGAAACCTTTACCATTCACTTAGGTTATATTAAAGATCAAGAAACAGTTTTAGATGAAGTATTACTCTTACTAATGAAAGGTCCAAATTCCTTCACTGGAGAAGATATTGTAGAAATACAGACTCACGGTAACCCCTTTATCTTAGACACCATTCTAAAACTCCTTTTAAAAAAAGGTGCAACTTTAAGTGAAGCAGGAGAGTTTACTAAAAGAGCCTTTTTAAATGGGCGTTTAGACTTATCTCAAGGGGAAGCAATCCTTGATGTGATTCAAGCTAAAAATAAAAAGTCATTGCAAATGGCCTTAAACCAGCTGGAAGGTGGTCTCTCTAGTAAAGTTCATAATATTGAAAAAGACACCCTTTCCATGATTGGATTTTTAGAAGCTTCTATTGATTTCCCTGAAGATGAAATTGATAGTGTATTCTCAAAAGAAGATTTAAAAAAAACCATCCATCAGATTATTAAGGAAATTAATGGTTTACTAGAAACTTATCATGATGGAAAAATCTTAAAAGAAGGTATTACTACTGTTTTAGTAGGTGCCCCAAATGTTGGTAAATCAACACTCCTTAATACACTGCTAAAAGAAAACCGGGCTATTGTAACCCATATTCCTGGCACAACAAGGGATAGTATTGAAGAAAAAACCACAATAGGAGATTTAATTCTTAACTTAGTAGATACGGCTGGTATTAGAGATACTGAAGATGCTATTGAAAAAATAGGAGTTGAAAAAACTTATGATTACATTGAAAAAAGCCAGTTGATACTTTTCCTCTTAGATAGTACAAAAACTGTCAGTAATGAAGAGCAACAATTGTTAGATAAAATAAAGAAAATGAAAAAACATTATCTCATTCTCAACACAAAAATAGATTTAGCTAAAAATACAGACAATTTAATTGAAAATAGTCTTCCTATTTCTGCAAAAGATAATTTAGGAATTAAAGATTTAGAAAATGCTATTAAAAAAATATTCTTACACAAAAATGAAGAAAATATTTACTTAACCAATTATCGCTATTATGAAGCATTAGAAAAAAGCAAAAAAGCCTATTTACAAGCATTAGAAGCACTAGAAAGTGCTATGCCTTATGATTTAGTATCAATCGATTTAAAAGAAGCTTTCGAAGCACTAGGCATTATTACAGGCACAGCACTTCAAGAAAATTTACTCAATGAAATATTCTCAAAGTTCTGTATTGGGAAATAA
- a CDS encoding ABC-2 transporter permease → MDNVLLRINNRNTYNLDDILVFANGGAKMFQLIKKDILFNFKYFVISLGFVFGFFIANYFYSQDNMRFGGWFIFPWLAAMLFIGKMCYTEDNASTRMLLKSLPVKKLYIVLSKYVEATLFVVIAYVLMIIYTSFSGTGFNMQEILVYLSLIYICIALYTTFFHVRNYNDAQMVIVFFILL, encoded by the coding sequence ATGGACAACGTGTTATTGAGAATTAATAATAGAAATACTTATAATTTAGATGATATCTTAGTTTTTGCAAATGGAGGCGCTAAAATGTTTCAATTAATTAAGAAAGATATACTTTTTAATTTTAAATACTTTGTAATTTCTCTGGGATTTGTTTTTGGTTTTTTTATTGCTAATTATTTCTACTCTCAAGATAATATGAGATTTGGTGGTTGGTTTATTTTTCCATGGTTAGCAGCTATGTTATTTATTGGCAAAATGTGTTATACGGAAGATAACGCTAGTACAAGGATGTTATTAAAGTCTTTGCCTGTAAAAAAACTATATATTGTACTTTCGAAATATGTTGAAGCAACTCTATTTGTTGTAATTGCCTATGTACTAATGATTATATATACAAGTTTTTCAGGGACTGGTTTTAATATGCAAGAAATACTTGTTTATTTATCATTAATATATATTTGTATTGCTTTATATACAACTTTTTTTCATGTTAGAAACTATAATGATGCACAAATGGTTATTGTATTTTTTATCCTGCTATAA
- a CDS encoding alpha/beta fold hydrolase: MSYFYFENKKIYYKEKGYRRPLLLLHGNGVSSTMFYSLAKKYEKDYNVVLIDFLGHGKSERLQAFPTDLWYYETLQVLAFINEKNLIK; encoded by the coding sequence ATGAGTTATTTTTACTTTGAAAACAAGAAAATATATTACAAAGAAAAAGGTTATAGAAGGCCTTTGCTTTTACTCCATGGAAATGGTGTCTCTTCAACTATGTTCTATAGCCTCGCAAAAAAATATGAAAAAGACTATAACGTTGTTTTAATTGATTTTCTTGGTCATGGAAAATCAGAAAGACTTCAAGCCTTTCCAACGGATTTATGGTATTATGAAACTCTACAAGTACTTGCTTTTATAAATGAAAAAAATTTGATAAAATAA
- the rsmG gene encoding 16S rRNA (guanine(527)-N(7))-methyltransferase RsmG, producing MTIDTLKEYADLSEKQLYQFSQYYSLLTFYNKQFNLTAIRNQDETLIKHFVDSIIYSEMAMLKKGNRILDLGTGAGLPGIPFSILYPEKKILLVDSLNKKVNFLNTVIEKLNLKNTTVLHARGEALGRDENYRESFQIILARSVAYLPTLSEYLLPLVKVGSYCIVTKEAPYEEEVEKSKKAIKLLGGKIDIIRNYTLPVYNNERAIIYIKKEQKTPNIYPRKAGTPKKKPLF from the coding sequence ATGACAATTGATACTTTAAAAGAATATGCTGATTTAAGTGAAAAACAGCTCTATCAGTTTAGCCAATACTATAGTCTTCTAACTTTTTATAATAAACAGTTTAATCTAACTGCCATTCGAAATCAAGATGAAACCCTTATAAAACATTTTGTAGACTCCATTATCTACAGTGAGATGGCTATGCTAAAAAAAGGTAACAGGATTCTTGATTTAGGAACTGGAGCTGGGCTTCCTGGAATTCCATTTTCCATTCTTTATCCAGAAAAAAAAATTCTTTTAGTAGATTCCTTAAATAAAAAAGTAAATTTTTTAAATACAGTTATAGAAAAACTTAATTTAAAAAATACAACAGTTCTTCATGCTAGAGGCGAAGCCTTAGGAAGAGATGAAAACTATCGAGAAAGCTTCCAAATTATTTTAGCACGTTCTGTAGCCTATTTACCAACCTTAAGTGAATATCTTCTACCTTTAGTAAAAGTTGGAAGCTACTGTATTGTAACTAAAGAAGCACCTTATGAAGAGGAAGTTGAAAAAAGCAAAAAAGCTATTAAACTTCTAGGTGGTAAAATTGATATAATAAGAAATTATACACTCCCTGTCTACAATAATGAGAGAGCCATTATCTACATAAAAAAAGAACAAAAAACACCAAACATATATCCCCGAAAAGCAGGCACCCCAAAGAAAAAACCACTATTCTAA